The Mesotoga sp. Brook.08.105.5.1 DNA segment CCCAGGCTCTCTCAGAACCGGACTTGAATCTCTCGATTCATCCGGCTCCCATTATCCAGCCGAATAGAATATCCCCATTGTCCAGTGTACAAATAGGCGAGGCTCCCTGCGAGCAAGAGCTTCTAGCCATTTACCCGCTTTTGTACGACCTCTCCTTTTCTTGTACTTGTTTCTTACCCATTGAACTAAGGCTTTGTTTAGCCGACTCAGTACTGTATACATTTCAAATCTGCGAAAGTGTCCATAGTAGTTTATCCAACCTCTTATTACCAGGTTGATCCTTTCTGAGAGTTCTTCAATACTCAGGTATGACTTGGTTTGAAGTCTCATTCTCCGGATCTTCTGCCTCATCGCTTTCTTTGCCTGTTCACTCACTGCAGGGGTGAAGCTGTAGAAGATTCGCCCATTTCTGTCTTTGCAGCTGCGGACTCTGAAGGTGTATCCTAGAAAGTCAAAGCTTGTATTTGGATACTCGTCCTTCCTCTTATCGTCTTTGCAGTAGACAATACGGGTCTTCTCTGGATGAAGCTCCAGTTTGCATTCTTCCATTCTTGTCTTAAGACTTTCAAGAAGAAGCCGGGCTTCCTCCAGAGTTCTACAGTGTATCACTCCATCATCTGCGTATCTGGCAAAGGGCTTATCCGGATGAGTTCTCTCCATCCATTTGTCGAAGGCGTAATGCATGAAGAGGTTAGCCAGTACAGGACTTATTACCCCTCCCTGTGGCGTTCCCTTGCTTCTCTCTTCGACTCTTCCATCAGGTTTCTGAAAGGGTGCTTTCAGCCATCTTTCTATGTAGAGTTTTAGCCATGGAATCTTCACATGTTTCTTGACTGCCCTCATTAGTAGTTCATGGTCTATGTTGTCGAACAGTCCTTTAATGTCGAATTCCAGTACCCAGTCATACTGCCAGCATCTCTGCCTCGTTACTTCAAGGGCATCTATCGCTGACTTTCCCTCCCTGTATCCGTAGGAGTCCTTATGGAAGTGTGGATCTACCAGGGGATTGAGATAGATTTTGGCTACCATCTGAGCTACTC contains these protein-coding regions:
- the ltrA gene encoding group II intron reverse transcriptase/maturase, which produces MSSGSYFPPPVKAIEIEKKSGGKRVLGIPTVGDRVAQMVAKIYLNPLVDPHFHKDSYGYREGKSAIDALEVTRQRCWQYDWVLEFDIKGLFDNIDHELLMRAVKKHVKIPWLKLYIERWLKAPFQKPDGRVEERSKGTPQGGVISPVLANLFMHYAFDKWMERTHPDKPFARYADDGVIHCRTLEEARLLLESLKTRMEECKLELHPEKTRIVYCKDDKRKDEYPNTSFDFLGYTFRVRSCKDRNGRIFYSFTPAVSEQAKKAMRQKIRRMRLQTKSYLSIEELSERINLVIRGWINYYGHFRRFEMYTVLSRLNKALVQWVRNKYKKRRGRTKAGKWLEALARREPRLFVHWTMGIFYSAG